The Lentzea guizhouensis genome contains a region encoding:
- a CDS encoding erythromycin esterase family protein yields the protein MSQDIREFLHPFTELLGFGEPTHLEHAHTWIRNELLEQLAAAGFRSIALESCRVRGLLVDDYVKGGPGDLDTVMKEGFSHRFGEWPANRELVAWMREYNQDRPAAEQLTFHGADFQGETANAPSPRPYLEHARDYLGLHIDLSTDDERWSRDEAVLDLTKSPGQSEEAVQFRAIGQEMLARLHARPHDEGWERAETHLSAALSLLRYHRECAEPNPLGVRLNRLCQLRDGMMARNLLEIRRIEASRGPTFVFMHNAHLQRTSSSMEMAGERVEWLSAGALVAPILGDQYTVIAGTLGRNDSFGLGDPGEGTFEGSLQDRFTTWGLAEKPTGTVRTDTKLEMGYFPVDEHLLAGVDAVLHVRVGRPVTR from the coding sequence ATGAGCCAGGACATCCGCGAGTTCCTCCACCCCTTCACCGAGCTGCTGGGCTTCGGCGAGCCCACCCACCTCGAGCACGCCCACACCTGGATCCGCAACGAGCTGCTCGAGCAGCTCGCCGCCGCGGGCTTCCGCTCGATCGCGCTGGAGAGCTGCCGGGTCAGGGGCCTGCTGGTCGACGACTACGTCAAGGGCGGCCCCGGTGACCTCGACACCGTCATGAAGGAGGGCTTCAGCCACCGCTTCGGTGAATGGCCCGCCAACCGCGAGCTGGTCGCGTGGATGCGCGAGTACAACCAGGACCGGCCGGCCGCCGAGCAGCTCACGTTCCACGGCGCCGACTTCCAGGGCGAGACCGCCAACGCGCCCAGCCCGCGCCCGTACCTCGAACACGCCCGCGACTACCTCGGCCTCCACATCGACCTCAGCACCGACGACGAGAGGTGGAGCCGCGACGAGGCCGTCCTGGACCTCACGAAGTCACCTGGACAGTCCGAAGAGGCCGTCCAGTTCCGCGCGATCGGCCAGGAGATGCTCGCGCGGTTGCACGCCCGGCCGCACGACGAGGGCTGGGAGCGGGCGGAGACCCACCTGAGCGCCGCGCTGAGCCTGCTGCGCTACCACCGGGAGTGCGCGGAGCCGAACCCGCTCGGCGTGCGCCTGAACCGCCTCTGCCAGCTGCGCGACGGCATGATGGCCCGCAACCTGCTGGAGATCCGCCGGATCGAGGCGAGCCGCGGGCCGACGTTCGTGTTCATGCACAACGCCCACCTGCAGCGCACCAGCAGCTCGATGGAGATGGCGGGCGAGCGGGTGGAGTGGTTGTCCGCGGGCGCGCTCGTCGCCCCGATCCTCGGCGACCAGTACACGGTCATCGCGGGCACCCTCGGCCGCAACGACAGCTTCGGGCTCGGTGACCCGGGCGAGGGCACCTTCGAGGGCTCGCTGCAGGACCGTTTCACCACCTGGGGGCTCGCCGAGAAGCCGACCGGGACCGTGCGCACCGACACCAAGCTGGAGATGGGCTACTTCCCCGTCGACGAGCACCTGCTCGCCGGCGTGGACGCCGTGCTGCACGTCAGGGTTGGTCGTCCAGTGACGCGGTGA
- a CDS encoding alpha/beta hydrolase: MRRSLLLLMLIVMPSVAPSMGEWRSDAARRVAVVGDLSTARDVVIIVPGSDVDVDRFDRTVGKNATDLYEAVGRDDLAVIAWLGYATPQGLGVDAVTGRLARAGAAALVDFVRALQTNARIHVFGHSYGSVVVGLAAPELDVADIVFNGSPGVRASTVAALRTNAKVWALRNAGDWARFIPGLRLFDLGHGTDPVSARFGATVLRFPGGTHASYYEPGTDTLAALARIAVGEQP, encoded by the coding sequence ATGCGCCGAAGCCTGCTGCTCCTCATGCTGATCGTGATGCCGTCCGTCGCGCCGTCGATGGGCGAGTGGAGGTCCGATGCCGCCCGCCGGGTCGCGGTCGTGGGCGACCTGAGCACCGCCCGGGACGTGGTGATCATCGTGCCGGGGTCCGACGTGGACGTGGACCGGTTCGACCGGACCGTCGGCAAGAACGCCACCGACCTGTACGAGGCGGTGGGCCGCGACGACCTCGCGGTGATCGCGTGGCTCGGCTACGCGACGCCGCAGGGGCTCGGGGTGGACGCGGTGACCGGCCGGTTGGCGCGAGCGGGGGCCGCCGCGCTCGTCGACTTCGTGCGCGCGTTGCAGACCAACGCGCGCATCCACGTCTTCGGGCACAGCTACGGCTCGGTCGTGGTGGGTCTCGCGGCACCCGAGCTCGACGTCGCCGACATCGTGTTCAACGGCAGCCCCGGCGTGCGCGCGAGCACGGTCGCCGCCCTGCGGACGAACGCCAAGGTGTGGGCGTTGCGCAACGCCGGTGACTGGGCCCGGTTCATCCCCGGCCTGCGGCTGTTCGACCTCGGGCACGGCACCGACCCGGTGTCGGCCCGCTTCGGTGCCACCGTGCTGCGGTTCCCCGGTGGCACCCACGCCAGCTACTACGAACCGGGCACCGACACGCTGGCCGCGCTGGCCCGCATCGCCGTGGGGGAGCAGCCGTGA
- a CDS encoding response regulator, with the protein MIRVVVVDDQEMVREGFSALLDAQEDIEVIGSAGNGVEGVALARRTDPDVVLMDIRMPEMDGLHATRLLLDGGSESKVLVLTTFDLDDYVYEALQAGASGFLLKHAPARELLNAVRVVAAGEALLAPSITKRLIEDFVKARRSERVRPAQLAALTERETEILVLVAQGLSNAEIAAHLVLAEQTVKTHVSRVLTKLGLRDRAQAVIAAYESGLVVPG; encoded by the coding sequence GTGATCAGGGTGGTCGTGGTGGACGACCAGGAGATGGTGCGCGAGGGGTTCTCCGCGCTGCTCGACGCACAGGAGGACATCGAGGTCATCGGCTCGGCGGGCAACGGCGTCGAGGGCGTCGCGCTGGCCCGCCGCACGGACCCGGACGTCGTGCTGATGGACATCCGCATGCCCGAGATGGACGGTCTGCACGCCACCCGGCTCCTGCTCGACGGCGGCAGTGAGTCCAAAGTGCTCGTGCTGACCACGTTCGACCTCGACGACTACGTCTACGAGGCGTTGCAGGCCGGTGCGAGCGGGTTCCTGCTCAAGCACGCACCCGCCCGTGAGCTGCTGAACGCCGTGCGCGTCGTGGCCGCGGGTGAGGCGTTGCTGGCGCCGTCGATCACGAAACGCCTGATCGAGGACTTCGTGAAGGCCCGCCGCAGCGAACGCGTGCGGCCGGCGCAGCTCGCGGCGCTGACCGAGCGCGAGACCGAGATCCTGGTGCTGGTCGCGCAGGGCCTGTCGAACGCCGAGATCGCCGCGCACCTCGTGCTGGCCGAGCAGACGGTCAAGACGCACGTGAGCCGGGTGCTCACGAAGCTGGGGCTGCGCGACCGGGCGCAGGCGGTCATCGCGGCGTACGAGAGCGGGCTCGTAGTACCGGGGTAG
- a CDS encoding sensor histidine kinase, protein MFRTLYWTLLGIDRTQVLVKALGRFRKPFHGALLVYALVFAIVGSARLVDLQDPDGWWPALFASVFLPYVLLIWSPLYAWRLAAITLYPVATLIGWTGVADFQYWTLLPLVAGVAAFYSGGVTLTATVLTMAAVGFSESQHHDAIMAVPVITGVIYLFGARGRVERELEEQRGEKAALEERARIAREMHDVVAHHMSMVVVRCETAPYRLPGLNEAAQKEFEEVGQAAREAITDMQRLLGVLRTDGQAPEKGPQPGISRIPELARPGDEAEVDVDDVPEAVGLTAYRIVQEALTNATRHAPGSKASVHVQKRDGQLDVLVRNTAGGPSRGGGSGQGLIGMRERVKVHGGTLTVKSTEDGGFLVRARIPLGGK, encoded by the coding sequence GTGTTCCGCACGCTCTACTGGACGCTCCTCGGCATCGACCGCACCCAAGTGCTCGTGAAGGCACTGGGGCGGTTTCGCAAGCCCTTCCACGGGGCATTGCTGGTCTACGCGCTGGTGTTCGCGATCGTCGGCTCCGCCCGGCTCGTCGACCTGCAGGACCCCGACGGCTGGTGGCCGGCGCTGTTCGCGTCCGTGTTCCTGCCGTATGTCCTGCTGATCTGGTCACCGCTGTACGCCTGGCGCCTGGCCGCCATCACGCTCTACCCGGTGGCCACGCTGATCGGCTGGACCGGCGTCGCGGACTTCCAGTACTGGACGCTGCTCCCGCTGGTGGCGGGCGTCGCCGCGTTCTACTCCGGCGGGGTCACCCTGACCGCCACCGTGCTCACCATGGCGGCGGTCGGCTTCTCCGAGTCGCAGCACCACGACGCGATCATGGCCGTGCCGGTCATCACCGGCGTGATCTACCTCTTCGGCGCGCGTGGCCGGGTCGAACGCGAGCTGGAGGAACAACGCGGCGAGAAGGCGGCACTGGAGGAACGTGCGCGCATCGCGAGAGAGATGCACGATGTGGTCGCACACCACATGTCGATGGTGGTGGTGCGGTGCGAGACCGCGCCCTACCGCCTGCCGGGGCTCAACGAGGCCGCGCAGAAGGAGTTCGAGGAGGTCGGCCAGGCCGCGCGCGAGGCGATCACCGACATGCAACGGCTGCTGGGGGTGCTCAGGACGGACGGGCAGGCCCCGGAGAAGGGACCGCAGCCGGGCATCAGCCGCATCCCCGAGCTCGCGAGGCCCGGTGACGAGGCCGAGGTCGACGTGGACGACGTGCCGGAGGCGGTCGGGCTGACCGCGTACCGGATCGTGCAGGAGGCGCTGACGAACGCGACCAGGCACGCGCCCGGTTCGAAGGCGTCCGTGCACGTGCAGAAGAGAGATGGCCAGCTGGACGTGCTGGTGCGCAACACCGCCGGGGGACCGTCGAGGGGCGGCGGCAGCGGGCAGGGCTTGATCGGCATGCGTGAGCGTGTGAAGGTGCACGGCGGCACCCTGACCGTGAAGTCGACCGAGGACGGCGGGTTCCTGGTGCGAGCGCGGATTCCGTTGGGGGGCAAGTGA